AAAATACGACAAGCTTCAATTCCATCCATCTCCGGCATCATAACATCCAATAAAATAACATTAATGTCATAGCACTTAGGAGCATTGGATGGATCTAAGTAGTCAAACATTTCTTTTGCAGATTGTACGGAAACATACTTCTCATAACCATCACTTTTCAATATTTTTTCAATAACGAAGAGGTTAACTTGGTTATCGTCTACAACAAGAATGGTCATTACATCAACTTCTCTCTATTTTTTTAGATAAAGCATATAAATTCATTGCCCGTTCCCCATAATTATACAGAAAACAACAGTTAAAAGAAATGCGGAGGCTTTCTTGTCACATTTTCAGTCTATAAGTCTCATTAGCTATGTACTATGTATAATATAAGTAATTAATAAACCTATTACGAAAGCTCCTGCTAGTCTCTTTCACTGAGTATAAAAGTAATAAGTAATAACGAATAATTTTCTATGGATTATCCTCATATATGTTTCCCACAAATAACGGATGGGTAAACATATAAGTTATGTTTATTTTGAGAAATTTTGTATAGAATATTTTTTATTGGGAAATTAGCCAGGGTGTATAATACGTTGAATAATACTTCTCTATATAATCTTATCTATTGCATTTGTAAGAGTGTACATATATGATGAGCATAATTATTTAAAGAAAAGGATTCGATTTGATGAAAGAAATTTTACTTATTCTATTATTACAACTTCTTTACGTTCCTTTATTTACACTGCGTACAATTTTTTTAGTCAAAAATATTACAACGCTCGCTTCAATGATCGGAATCGTTGAAATGCTCATCTATGTGTTTGGTCTGTCTCTTGTTTTCAGTGGCGACCAAGGTTTTCTTGCAATGGTCGTTTATGCGGTCGGTTTTGGTCTAGGTATTATTATCGGGACTCGCATCGAACAAAAGCTGGCGATTGGCTATATTTATGTAACGATCAATACGCAAATCCGCAATGAAGAGCTGATCCAAGTTATGAGAAATGAAGGGTTTGCGGTAACAACATACGTTGGTGAAGGGCGTGACAGCCAACGTTATAAATATGAAATTTTAACAAAACGGAATCGTGAAAAGGAATTATTTATGCTAGTCCAACATCATGAGCCATCCGCGTTTATAATTTCCTATGAACCGAAATCGTTTAAAGGCGGTTTCTTAGTAAAACGAATGAAGCAGCATAAGAAATATAAATAAAAAAGTCCAATGAAGAAAGTGCCGTACTGTGCTCCCCCTTCATTGGACTTTTTATATTATTTCACTTTTTGAACTGTTACTTTTTCCAGTTCCTGCCCTAAAAACTTAGCAAGTTGCAGCATTGCATACTTCTCTTCTTTTGCCTCTGCATCCGGGTTGTAGTTCGTATTTGTATTGACATCATACGTAAATATTTCCCCTCTTGCATTGCGGATAAATTCAATGCCCGCTACATCAATTCCACTGTCTTTCAGGAAATTCGCATAGTTTTCAAGCAGCTTTGTTTCGTTGTTTTCGACGATTTCAAATTTTGCACGCTGTTCTTTAGGCTCTTCTCCTACCGGACAGAACAGATCGCCAATTTGGCATACATCTGCTGGACAAAGCTCGAATCCTTCCGACGTATCGACTTGAACTGAGTAGAAATATTCTCTTCCGATAAATTCAACACGTGTGATGTACGATTCAGGTGATTCAATATATTCCTGGATCAGCACAATTCCATCAACAGGCTCTTCATAGTCCGGTTTAGCCAAATGCTCTTCCAGTGCAGCGATTGAATAGAACAGCTGAACGCCCAATCCTTTACCTGCACGATTATGCTTCGTAATAAAAGGTACGATATTCAGTGCTTTTGCCGCTTCAACAATTTGCTGTTTTCCAACAGCCGCAATTGTTTTCGGTGTTTTAATTCCGTGCTTTTCCAGTGCCGTGTACTGTTTTACTTTACTTAACTCCAGGCGTAGTGCATTGCTGCCATTTAATACTTTTCTTCCGTGGAATTCAAGCCAGTCCAGTACTGCTCCTGTCAGTTCAGGTGCGTAACGGTGATCACGCGTATGTGATGAGGCACTCATTCGGTTGTAGAATACTCCTTCCGGTGGGGCCTCAGTCAAGTTGACGATCCCCTCGTCTAAATGCCAAGTTTCATATGGTAAGTTTAATTCTTCTAAACGATTTACTAAGTGACGCGTCCAATCATCATTTTCATGGATTACGTAGATTTTTGCCATCTGTCATTCCTCCGATATGTTGCAAGCTTTTACACAGAATTTTTCAACTTTAAAGATTATACTTCCATCATACATTAATCCATATGAAATTAGTATGATTTGTTACCCGGTTGTTAATAAAACTTCATTAGAAAATAATAAAAGAACACCATAGCGTTAACTAAGGCGTTCTTTTAACGTGAATACTCTGCTACTTTATTGCGTCCTGCCTGTTTGGCTCCGATATAAAGGGCACGGTCAGCGTTACGTAAAAGCCCTTTCGTTTCATCCGTATCATCCGGCACATTCGAAACGCCGATGCTCACTGTAATAAATACTAGCTCTTTCTGACCCTCTTCGGCCAAATCGGATTCAATTAAAAATGGTGTTACTTCTACACATTGACGAATTTCTTCACCTAATTGGACTGCCTCTTCCTTCGTCATATGCGGTAGAAGCATGACAAATTCTTCTCCCCCATACCTTGCCAAAACCGATTCTTCCGGAACAAAGTTTTCCAGTAGTTTAGCAAAATTTTGAAGGATAATATTACCCGCATGATGGCCATACGTATCATTAATGCGTTTAAAATAATCGATATCCATCATTAACAATGAGAACTGCAGATGGGGGTTCGCTATAATCCGCTCCTGCTCCATCACTAGCCTTTTATCTAAATAATGATAATTATATAAACCTGTTAATGCACATGTCTCACTTTTCTCTACTGCCGCGCTGAAATACTTCGCTTTTTCCAGCGATACAGCAAAATACGTCGACAGTAAGTGAACGATATCCATCTGGTACTTTTCGAAAGCGTTCTTTTTGCGTGCCGTTAAAATCAATGTTCCTTCCGTCTTTTGATTACGGTGTATTGGAACAATCATGACACTATTCATATCAAAAGGAATAAAATCCGGAGCATCCTTTTCCCATTCTTTCGCACTGGAGAACACTTTTTTGTCTTCTGTCTGGAAGCAAATATGAATAAAGGAATCTCGGATTGAATCGGAATCTGCTTGAATTTCGATATCCTTTCCATCTACTCTTGCACGCAAAATCACATATTTCCCTTGAATATGATCGACAAGATACATCGCATCATGGGCAAAGAGCTGACCAACCCGGTGCATAAACAGTTCAATAATTTGCTGTGCGCTTAATCGATCTGCCAGCTCATGACCAAACTCACTTGCTTTACTGAGCGAATAGTTGACGCGTTCCGAAATATTGTACATTTTTGCAATAAACGTTACCGCAAAAAAAGGAATGCCTAGCAGGAAAATCGCCGGTGCTCCAATTCCATTAATCAGGATAACTAATGTAACCGCAAACGGGATCGTAATAGTCGCACTGCCATAATCCCATAATATATGTTCACTGAAAAACTTTTCATCTTCTCCTGTAAAACGGTCACGCACATACAAAATCGTATGATTGATAAACAAATGCAATACGACAAATACTGTTCCGTAAACCAGTAAGTGCGTTAAATTCGTGTTCCCTACTTCAAACCCCGCTAAATGTACAATGCCAGCAGCGAAAAACGACGTATAGGCAAACATCCACGAAGTAAAAATAATCCGGTAAAATGCATCTTTATGATTTCTCATCTGGTAAATAATCGGCAAAATACTTAACTGGACGATAAGCATTTCTGCCCCGACACCGTACAGCAAAAAGGCTGCCAATGTCACCCATTGAGAAAGAATAATCGTCGTATTCCCGATTTGGAAAGGAATCGCTGTTGTTATGAGTGCGAAAATAGTCAGATACACGAAAATTTCCCAGTCGATTGGCTGACTTGGAAACAGAAAATATAAACCGTACATGAGGGGTAGCCCTGTAGCTAACCAAAGCAATAATACATTCTGTTTTGTTCTTTGATTAAATTCCATACCGGCCCCCCCACCACTTTAACTGAAATGTCTGACAACTATTAGTATATCATGACTACTAAGGAATGTAGCATGTTTTAGTTCCTAATTTTTTGTTTCTATTATCCTAATAAATAGAGAATTGATAGGTTTTTAGCTTTACCGTACTGTAAAATAATAACATAATTATACAATTTTTCAATAATATTATTTGAAATAACACAAAAAATGTAAATCTTTTATTTAGACCGTTGGATTACTTTTTCTACATTGTTCCATACATAAATCTCTTCATTTACTGTCTTACCTGCTATATTTAATTGAACCGTTTTAACATACTCAGCTCCATAATATTGATAAAACAGTCTTGTTTTATTATCTGCTAATACATCCACATATATTTTCTGATAGCCCTGCTCTAAAAAGGTACTCATAATTTGATTCAATAGTTTTTTCCCGACGCTTTTGCCTTGCCATTCTTCAAGTAAATAAATCGATGTTAAATCGCTTGCTCCTGCCTCTTTATTTGTATTACGTGTGCCCCCTGTGACAAAACCAATAATTTCTCCCTCATTTTCTGCAACGAAGATTGTATTAGTTTTATCTGAAATATTGTTTTCCCAAAGTTTTGTGCGTTGCGCATAGCTGAGCCCATCCAGAAAGCTCTGTGGAATAATTCCCTTATATGTAGTCCGCCAACTATCAACATGGACTTTGGCTATCCCAGTGGCATCACTTATATTTGCTTTGCGAATAATCATCCCGTCTCTTCCCTTCCTATTTAAAATATTTCAAATTGCTCAATGTCACCTGTTTTCATATCTTTCAGCTCATATCGTCCGCGTTGAATTTCATTTTCCCCTAAAATAACTACTTTCCGGATATTTTCACGATTTGCTTTTTCCATTGCTTTTCGCAATTTCTTCCCACTTAATTCAACTTCTACACGATTTCCTTGCTGACGTAATTGCCAAGCTATACGCAGGGCTTCCTTTTCCTTATTTAATGGAATAATATAAATATCCACCAACGATTGGTTGGCATTATTTTCTCTTTGCTCCATCGCTGTATATATAACGTCTAAACCAAATGAAATGCCGACAGTAGAAATTTTCTCCTCTGAACCGATCAATCCTCCAATGGCATTATCGTAACGACCGCCGCCTCCAATACTTGATTTAATGGCACCATCTTTTAGAAACAGCTCATAAATCGTTCCTGTATAGATTTCCAGACCACGTGCTAAAAATGGATTAAACACACAACTTTCACCGACATTTAAAACTTGTAAATAATCTAGCAGCTCGACTAATTCTTCATATCCTTGCTTAATTAATTCATTCTCCATTCGGTACTGTTCAAAATATGCCAGTGTCGGATTAGCATTTAAAAACTGCTTAATAAACTCAATTGTGGAAGGTAAAAGGTTCTGTTCTTCCAATTCTTTCAGTAAAGTGATTTGATCGATTTTCTCCATCTTATCAAGTATAAGAATGACGCTGTTTATTTTTGTTTGAGGGACTTCAAAAAATTGCAGTAACCCTGCCAATAGCTTACGGTTATTGAATTGAATCACCATTTCAATATTCAACTTGTTAAAAGCATCGATTGTCATCATCATCAATTCAGCTTCTGCGGACTGGGATTCTATGCCGACAACATCCACATCGCATTGAGTGAACTCTCTAAACCTTCCTGCTTTAATCGGTCCATCCCGGAAGACTTTCCCGATTTCGTAGCGCTTAAAGGGCATTGATAATTGTGGGTTCATCGCAATTACTTTTGCAAAAGGTATCGTTAAATCATAACGAAGTGCTAAATCACGTTCCCCACGATCTGTTAATGTGTACATTTCTTTTAAAATTTCTGCCCCACCTGCATATTTGGAAGCCATTAGCTTTGTATAATTTAATATCGGTGTCTCCAATGGCTTGCATCCATACAATATAAACGTATCTTCTAATGTGCGCCGTATGTTGCGTCTGATGACTTCCTGGCTTGGTAAATAATCCTGTGTTCCTCTTACGTTTTGATAGTCCATTTTTTTCATACAAATCCTCCTATTTTTGAGAAATAAAAAAATCGTATAATGATAAAGCTCCAAAACGGCTTTATTATACGATTCAATGCGAAAAAGTCTTCCTATTCATTATTAAAAATCTAATAAAGATAGCAAGACTACTTAGTATGAAGATGTAATTGTGTAAACTGCTGCTGAGTATAAATGAACCCTTTCATAAAATTTCCCCCTTTTTAATTACTACACTATACTGCATGCTTCCAGATTGTGTCAACATAAGTTTCAGAATTTTCTTTTTATAGTTGGAGAAGTACTCATCTAATTTGAGGTGTTCTAATATGACTTTACGATTTTCTAATAACGCTTGAATCTTTTCTAATATCCCCGAGTTATCTTCTAATAAAATTTCGATTACCCATAATCTCCCAAAAATTATTAATTTTCTGCATAATTTTTTTATTTCATTTATTAAATGACAAGTATACGTTAAAATTGAAAATGTTGGAGGTCGAACCTCTACATAATGTATTTAAAGTAAAGGACTGATGAAATGAAAAGAAGATGGTTGTTTTTGATGAGTCTTCTCGTTGTAGTCGTGCTCTCTGCCTGCTCTCAGAAGTCAGAGGAAGAGAAAAAGGAACGGGTGAAAATTGGGGTCATGCTGTCAGATGCAGGACTTGGTGATCAGTCGTTTTCAGATCTTGCTTTTGAAGGTCTCGAAAAAGCACGCGATGAGTTAAATATAACGTTTGATTACCGTGAACTTGAATTTACCGGTACATATAAGCAAGGGCTGGAAGAACTCGTTGCGGAAGGACAGGATCTGATCATTGGAATCGGGTTTACAGTCCAGGAAGATATGGAAGCAGTGGCTGCTGCTAATCCGGACGAGCAATTTATATTAATCGACGCAGTGTCTGACCTGCCGAATGTTCATAATATAACTTTTAAAGAAGATGAAGGTTCCTATTTACTCGGGGCGCTCGCTGCGATGAAAACAGACAGCAATACTATCGGATTTATCGGCGGTGTTGAAAATGAAGTTATCAAGCGTTTCGAAACTGGGTTTAAAGCCGGTGCCAAACAAGTAAACCCTGACATAGAAGTATTATCTGAATATGCAGGTGATTTCGGTGATGATCAGCTTGGTGCTTCAATTGCCCGCGATATGATTGCGCAAGGTGCGGATTATATTTATCCCGCTGCCGGCTTCACAGGGGTCGGCTCTATTTTGGCGGCACAGGAATCCGGTGTACATGCATTCGGTGTGGACAGCGATCAGTTTTTCCTTGCTGAGGATACGATTGTTTCTTCAATGCTAAAACAGGTCGATACTGCTGTTTATCAGGCAATTAAAGAAATTGCGGAAACAGGGACACTTTCAGAAAAAGATAATGTGCTTGGCATTAAAGAAAATGGTGTTAGTCTTGCACCAATCCGTGTCGTGAATTTAACTGCGCAGGAACAAAAGCAAATTGATCAGTTACAGCAGGAAATTTCGGACGGCCAAGTGACGATTAAGTAGAAGGAAGGATCGTACAACAGTGAAATTAAAACAGAAAATATTAATGTTAGCATTGTTACCGCTGCTTTTAGCTGTCTGTATTATCGGCTATAATATTAGCCAGCTTATGAGCCTGAACGCATCAACGGAAGAAGTCGTGGATTCCTTAGTTGCCGTTGAGGAATTAAACAGCTCAGTTCAAAGCCTGCAAAAATCATTGAGCGTCTATTCGATCAATGTATCCGAAAACAATAAATATAATATTGAAACGGATTTAGCGCGAACTGAGGAAGTTTATAACAATCTGAAAGGCAGTTTTTCAACAGAACGCCAACGTCAAATTAGTGCACAGTTTGAAGAAAAGTTCGCAAAAATTTCCGAAGCGACTGCCGCTTCCCTACAGGAAACAAATGTTGCGGAAATTAAGCGTCAATCCCAGCGTACACGAGGAATCGTTAATGATGTAATCGAGTTGAAACGTGATGTGAGCGCAAACTATACTGCGATGCAGCAAGAGCTTGGTAATAAAATAAACGCGATTACATGGATCTCCATTATTTCCGCTATCGCACTTATAATCGTAAGTGTCGTGTCGGCACTATATTTCACAAACAAAATTGTTGGCCGCATCAGTCGATTAACAACAGGTGCAAAAGAAATTGCTGCCGGGAATTTAAATGTGCAGTTTGAAGATCAGGAAGCTGATGATGAAGTTGGTGAATTACAGACTTCATTCCGCCAGATGACCGGTAACTTAAAGGAAATCATTACGCATGTTTCTGACAGTTCTGATCAGGTTGCAGCATCTGCCGAGGAGCTGATGGCCAGTGCCGATGAAACAATGCTTGGTACAGAACTGATCTCCACTTCCATTCAAAATGTTTCGGACGCAGCAGATAAGCAAAAAGAAATGTCGAGCTCCTCTGCTGCCTTTGCGCAAAAAGTATTGGAAGAAGCTGAAGAAATCGCGAATCAGGCAAATCAGGCGACAGCACTTTCTATTTCAACCAATGAGAAAATCGAAAAAGGTTCGGTGTATGTAGAAAACACCGTGTCTCAAATGAACCTCATTCAATCAACAGTAGAAGAAACAGCAGATTCGTTAACACTTCTTGCTAGCCGTACGACTGAGATTGTGAATATATTAAAGCTTGTACAGGATATTTCCGACCAGACGAACCTGCTTGCACTGAATGCTGCAATTGAAGCAGCGCGTGCAGGTGAAGCAGGTAAAGGCTTTGCCGTTGTCGCGGATGAAGTGAAGAAATTATCTGAGCAGACGAAGCAGTCCGTATCCGATATTTCGCGCATTGCCGCTGAAATTGAAAACGATACGACTACCACCGTTTCGTCAATCCAGCAAGTGAAAGACCGCGTCAATGCGGGAATCACGATTTCGCACGATACGAAGGCAACGTTTGATGAAATTCTTGTTATTATCGGTCAAGTACAAGCTCAGGTAAACGAGATTACCGCTGTATCTGACAGCATTCATTCGAAAATGGAATCTGTGTCAGAGCAATCACTTGAGATGGCGTCGGTTTCTGAAACTACAGCAGATAATGCCGTTTCGGTCGCATCCGCTTCAGAAGAGCAGCTTGCATCGATGTCCGAAGTGAATACCGCAGCAGGTTCTCTTGCCCACCTTGCCGAAGAACTGCAAGGCATCGTGGCGAAGTTTAGAACTTGATGCTACATGTGCCAACCGAAATCCTTTTATAGGGTTTCGGTTTTTTTGTTGGGGTGGGTCTACTAGAAGAGTTACAACTGATATTAGAAGATCCTAATTCGTTATTAGAACATTCACCACCTTTATTAGCACATCTCGGATACTTATTACAACTGACACTTATATTAGAAAATAAGACTTTTTTAGATAACTTTTCGCTATATTAGAACATCCCGGCAATTTATTAGAATCTAACCTCTGCAATTCACCCTCATCCATAGAAATGTTATATGACAAAATTCCCTGCTTAAACCATAATAAATTTTACTTAATTCCAAAACTTCATTTTAAGCCTAAATAACTACCTATCACCTATAAAATTAGTCTTAAGTACTTTAAATTTAAACCGAAGTTATAAATATATTTTAACTATGAATTCGGAGGAAAATAAATATGAATATTGGAAAGAAACTGTTCGGTAGCTTTGGTATCGTTATTCTAATTCTCATTTTTCTTTCAATTTTTTCTGTCATTAAAATGACTGAAATTGATGAGGATTATTCGTATGTAATCGATGGGGCCGTATTTAATGCGATGGAATTATCGGCAATTCAAAATGCGACATCATTACAGGGACTATATATCCGTTCCTATGTTTTACGCCAAGATCCAACTGATATAGAAAGACTTACTACTCAAAGAGAAACAATTGCAGAAAAAATCGGTGAAATCGAAGGATTATTTAGAACCGCTAAAATGCAGGAACAATTAAGCATATTAAAAGAACAACAAGCTTTATATAACGGCTATGTAGAAGAAGTAATTGCGTACGTCGATAATGAAGAAACAGATAGAGCTTATAATATGTTATTCGAATTCGCTGTACCAGCTAACCGCAATATTCAGCAAACAATCAATGGTATGGTTGATTTCCAAAAGGAACAGATGAACACTACTAGTAAGGAAACAACTGAAAGCGCAAATATAATTAAAATTTCGCTTATTACAATTGCTGTGATAGGTACACTCATTGCAGTTGCTTTAGCCATCTACATTACACTCAGCATTACCCGTCCATTACGCAGATTAACAAATACTGCAAATGTGATAGCGAATGGGGATTTACGCGAGGAAGATATTCATGTTAAATCAAAAGATGAGATTAGAGACCTTGCGACTGCCTTTAATGCAATGAAAGCCAATCTTGCCAGCTTGATCAGTAATGTATCATTAAACGTTTCAAGTACAACAGCAGCTTCTGAACAGCTGGCGAGCAGTACCGATGAAGTATCTGCAGCTTCTGCTGATATTGCAAAACGTGTGGAAACTGTTGCTGAAGGCGGTAGTAACGCTGCAGCAATCGGCAATGATTGTGCTGTTGCTATGGATGAGACAGCTCAAGGTGTAAGCCGAATCGCTGAAGCCGCGCAAGTATTGAACTCACATGCGATGGACATGCAGACAATTGCTGGAGAAGGCGGTCATACATTACAGACAGCTGAACAGCAAATGTCGGTTATTCAGCAGTCTTCTTATGAAACAAAAGAAAAAATTAAACAGCTGAGCAGACAATCTGCCGAGATCGAGAACATTACAAAAGTGATTACGGATATTACAGATCAGACAAACCTGCTTGCTCTAAATGCAGCAATTGAAGCGGCCCGTGCAGGAGAACATGGTAAAGGGTTTGCCGTTGTTGCTGACGAAGTGCGCAAACTTGCTGAGCAATCGAAAAGCTCGGCATCGCAAATTGCCGGCTTAACATCTACGATTCAAGCAGATACGAGAGAAGTTGAAGAAAGCGTTAATGCAACAGCTCAAAATGTTGATCAGGGTGTTATTTACTTACAAAATGCGCAAGTTTCATTTAATCATATTGTCGGATCGATCACAGAGATGACTTCTCAAATTCAAGAAGTGTCTGCATCATCCGAACAAATTTCCGCAAGTACTGAGGAAGTTGCAGCATCTATTGCTGAAATGGCTCATGCAGCTAACGGAGCTGCCGGTGAGATTGGCATTGTCCTATCAGCAGTTGAAGAACAAACTGCCACTATGCAGGAAATTAACGCTGTCGCCCAATCATTGAGCGTAGGCGCTGTCGGAGTTCAAGAACAAATCAACGAATTTAAAGTGTAAAATTTAAGACGCAAAAGCTGTAAAATCAGCTTTTGCGTCTATTTGTATTATTGGATTCTACTAAACTCTAATCCAACGAATTAATCTGCTTGTACCATTTTCACTAGCACACTTGCCAATGCTTTCTTTTCGCTTTCATCTGCTACTTTCCATAATTCCTGCAGCACTTTTTCTTCACTGTTTCGAGGTTCTTCGTTTTTAGCTAAATGCTCCGCTACAAACTTGGCGCCTTTTGCCAACATGTCATCGCTCAAACCTAGTCGTTCACCTTTAGCAAGCTGGTCGTTCAAATAGCTTTTGAACGTTGAAAAGCTTTCTAAAATCTGATCTTTTTTCTCTGGAGATAATTCATCAAGTTTCTTGTTAATGTTATTCATTTCACTCATTTTGTAATTCCTCCTAGATTGTGTTTTGGCGTTCCCCTAACAATTACCCGCCTCATTTGTGATTAAACTTTATTTCATAAAAAATCTTCTAAATAAAAATTATTATACATAATATAACTATCATTGCTAAAAAACGGGTACCGCTTCACCTGTTAGTGAGCAGTACCCGTTTTACGATTTATTTTTTGGGTTTATTTTCAGTTTTTTCGATATGCTCCATAATTCGTTTATGACGACGGACATCCCGCTTCGTAATAGGAATGACTTCATGTCGGATCATTTTGAAGAAGGAAACAATGAGTAAGAGCATGACGACAGTAAATGGAAGGGCTGATATGAGTGAAGCTGTTTGCAAAGCTTCGAGCCCGCCTGAAAACAATAGTACACTTGCAATCGCAGCAATTAAAACACCCCAAATTACTTTTAATCGATTATGAGGGTTCATCGTCCCTTTATCCGTCATGCTTGCCATAATAAATGTCGCTGTATCCCCTGATGTAATAAGGAAAATAACAATTAAAACAATCCCTAATATCGAGGCGATCGTTGTTAACGGAAGCTGTTCCAGCATTAGAAATAATGCGACAGTCAAATCAGTATCAACTG
This portion of the Solibacillus isronensis genome encodes:
- a CDS encoding DUF3243 domain-containing protein yields the protein MSEMNNINKKLDELSPEKKDQILESFSTFKSYLNDQLAKGERLGLSDDMLAKGAKFVAEHLAKNEEPRNSEEKVLQELWKVADESEKKALASVLVKMVQAD